In one window of Cheilinus undulatus linkage group 23, ASM1832078v1, whole genome shotgun sequence DNA:
- the cd36 gene encoding platelet glycoprotein 4 has product MGCCTTRCGLIVGAVFGALIAVFGGVLIPLGDIIIEGTVEKEAFIEPGTTAYDNWVSAGAAVYRQFWLYDVKNPTEVIEAGAKPIVEEKGPYTYRVRYLPKEQITFNPNKTVSFMLPYGAIFEPSLSNGHEEDKVTSLNLAVAGAYSLVPKVLHTVLENLIKSSNSSLFMHRSVKEILWGYMDPLLKGTVGLFSPYNGTYDGFYTVFTGQDDISKVGIIDRWRGEKSLKFWDDKYCDMINGTDASSFPPFVDKTKPLFFFSSDICRSVSAGFEQSLDLKGIEVYRFTLQPNTLASPTVNPDNHCFCRDPKTTKNCTMAGVLDISSCQDGKPIYISLPHFLHGSPDLLEAVQGLSPSEEHHATYMDVEPITGFTLRFAKRIQVNMMYGPSKVITVLKKVKDYTIFPVVWLNETAELDNETADMFKTELISRISLLELIQKAMMGIGAGIFVLCLIFYCICMKRNNQVKIV; this is encoded by the exons TTATCCCGCTGGGAGACATCATCATTGAAGGGACAGTGGAGAAG GAAGCCTTCATTGAGCCTGGGACCACAGCATATGACAACTGGGTGTCCGCGGGGGCAGCGGTGTACAGGCAGTTCTGGTTGTATGACGTCAAAAATCCCACTGAGGTTATAGAGGCTGGAGCCAAACCAATTGTAGAGGAAAAAGGACCATACACATATAG GGTGAGATATCTTCCCAAAGAGCAGATCACATTCAACCCAAACAAAACCGTCTCCTTCATGCTACCTTATGGCGCCATCTTTGAGCCATCCCTGTCCAATGGACATGAGGAAGACAAAGTCACCTCTCTGAACCTCGCTGTGGCT GGAGCTTATTCACTGGTCCCAAAAGTGCTCCACACAGTGCTGGAGAATCTCATCAAGTCGAGCAACTCCTCCTTGTTCATGCACCGCTCAGTGAAGGAAATCCTGTGGGGTTACATGGACCCGTTGTTGAAGGGGACTGTGGGGTTGTTTTCACCT tacAATGGCACCTATGATGGCTTCTACACTGTCTTCACTGGGCAGGATGACATCTCTAAAGTTGGAATAATTGACAGATGGCGAGGCGAGAA GAGCTTAAAATTCTGGGATGACAAGTACTGTGACATGATCAATGGGACAG ATGCTTCGTCATTCCCTCCGTTTGTGGACAAGACGAAgcctctctttttcttctcatcAGACATCTGCAG GTCTGTGTCAGCTGGCTTTGAGCAGAGCTTGGATCTGAAAGGTATCGAAGTGTACCGCTTCACCCTGCAGCCAAACACCCTGGCCTCCCCGACAGTGAACCCAGACAACCATTGTTTCTGCAGAGACCCAAAGACCACCAAAAACTGCACCATGGCAGGAGTTCTGGACATCAGTTCCTGTCAAGATG GAAAACCCATATACATCTCTCTGCCACACTTCCTGCACGGTAGTCCAGACCTGCTAGAAGCCGTTCAAGGCCTCAGTCCGAGCGAGGAGCACCATGCCACCTACATGGATGTGGAACCT ATTACAGGGTTCACCTTGAGGTTTGCAAAGAGAATTCAAGTGAACATGATGTACGGACCATCAAAAGTCATCAC GGTTCTGAAGAAAGTCAAGGATTATACCATATTCCCTGTTGTTTGGCTCAACGAG ACGGCTGAGTTGGATAACGAAACGGCAGACATGTTCAAGACGGAGCTAATCTCGCGCATCAGTTTGCTGGAGCTGATACAAAAGGCAATGATGGGCATAGGTGCAGGCATCTTTGTGTTGTGTCTCATCTTCTACTGCATCTGCATGAAGAGAAACAACCAAGTCAAAATAGTGTGA